Genomic segment of Pseudomonadota bacterium:
TCCTCATGCCGTATACCGTCACCGATAAGGGCGTGTTCGCCATATGCAAGACGGTGCCGATCGCGCTGCCGCCGCCCCGGCTGCCCTCCCCGCTGCTGCCCGGCTAGGGCAGAACGATCGACACTAAATTCCCGTGACAGCCGGTGTCCCTTAAAGACACCAGAACGGTATACTTTTAGACGACTCGCGCCCGGCCCGGCGGGAGGATTAGGCATGAAAGACAAGTTGATCATTTTCGATACGACCTTGCGCGACGGCGAACAAAGCCCCGGCGCCTCGATGACCAAGGACGAGAAGATCCGCATCGCCAAGGCCCTGGAGCGGATGCGCGTGGATGTCATTGAGGCGGGCTTCCCGGTCGCGAGCCCGGGCGATTTCGAGGCCGTGCATGCGGTGGCGGCCGCAGTCAAGGAAAGCACCGTCTGCGGCCTCGCCAGGGCGCTGGAGCGCGATATCGACACCGCCGCCGCGGCGCTCAAAGGCGCCCGCAAGGCGCGTATCCATACGTTTATCGCTACCTCGCCCATTCATATGCGCAGCAAGCTCAAGATGTCACCCGAGCAAGTCATCGAGCATGCGGTCAAGGCGGTGAAACGGGCGCGCAGCCACGTCGAGGATGTCGAGTTCTCGCCCGAGGATGCGGGGCGCTCCGATCTCGAATTTCTGTGCCGCGTGCTCGAGGCCGTGATCGAGGCCGGCGCCAGGACGGTCAATATCCCGGATACTGTCGGTTACAGTCTTCCCGGCCAGTTCGGATCGCTCATCAAGGATCTGATCGAACGCGTGCCGAACAGCGACAAGGCGGTGTTTTCCGTGCACTGCCATAACGACTTGGGAATGGCGGTCGGAAACTCCTTGTCCGCGGTGCTCAACGGCGCGCGCCAAGTCGAATGCACGATTAACGGTCTCGGCGAGCGCGCCGGCAACGCGGCGCTGGAAGAAATCGCCATGGCGGTCCGCACCCGCTGCGACCAGTTTTCCTGTGAAGTGGGGATCGACACCACGCAGATCCTGCATTGCTCAAGGCTGGTATCCAGCATCACCGGCTTTCCGGTGCAACCGAACAAGGCCATTGTCGGGGCGAACGCGTTTGCCCACGAATCCGGCATTCATCAAGATGGCGTGCTCAAGAGCCGGGAGACCTACGAGATCATGCGTGCCGAAGATGTCGGTTGGCACGCCAACCGGATGGTGCTCGGCAAACATTCGGGCCGCAACGCGTTTCGCACCCGCTTGCGCGAGATTGGGGTGGAGTTTACCCGCGAAGAGGACCTCAACGAGGCCTTCATGCGCTTCAAGGAGTTGGCGGACAAGAAGCATGAGATCTATGACGAAGATCTGCAGGCGTTGGTCACCGAGACCCATGTCTCAAGCGGCGTCGAAGCCGTCAAGTTGGTCTCGCTTAAGGTCTGCTCCGAGACCGGGGAGACCCCAAAAGCGCGCATCACCTTGCAGTGGAACGGCAATGAGCAACAGCGGATCGCCGATGGCAGCGGGCCGGTGGATGCCGCCTTTAAAGCCATCGAAGGCATTATCGAGAGCGGTTGCAACCTGCAATTGTTCTCC
This window contains:
- a CDS encoding 2-isopropylmalate synthase; translation: MKDKLIIFDTTLRDGEQSPGASMTKDEKIRIAKALERMRVDVIEAGFPVASPGDFEAVHAVAAAVKESTVCGLARALERDIDTAAAALKGARKARIHTFIATSPIHMRSKLKMSPEQVIEHAVKAVKRARSHVEDVEFSPEDAGRSDLEFLCRVLEAVIEAGARTVNIPDTVGYSLPGQFGSLIKDLIERVPNSDKAVFSVHCHNDLGMAVGNSLSAVLNGARQVECTINGLGERAGNAALEEIAMAVRTRCDQFSCEVGIDTTQILHCSRLVSSITGFPVQPNKAIVGANAFAHESGIHQDGVLKSRETYEIMRAEDVGWHANRMVLGKHSGRNAFRTRLREIGVEFTREEDLNEAFMRFKELADKKHEIYDEDLQALVTETHVSSGVEAVKLVSLKVCSETGETPKARITLQWNGNEQQRIADGSGPVDAAFKAIEGIIESGCNLQLFSVNNITTGSDAQGEVTVRLERGGRIVNGQGADTDIIIASAKAYINALNKVLAATERHHPQTSSQV